DNA sequence from the Deltaproteobacteria bacterium genome:
CCCCCGGCGACAAGTTTCACGACGTTGTACCCCGATCATGCCTTGGCAATAAAATTTTCTTAAAAATCTATATAACCGCGGTTGCCGTTCCCGGCAGATTGATCGATATCTCTTTCATATTTTTTTTCGAGTGCTTTCGCTCGCGCGGAAAATCTTATAACTGAACCAAATTCGGCTGCAGATAGAGAAACAATAGGCAGTTGATCCCATCTGTTTTTATCATAGCTGACGGACTGCAATCTAAACGCAATTAAAATAGCGTTTCGCGTAGAATTAATTTGAGGTCAATCATTGGAAAAGGTACCCAATGGGAAACGTAGTTTCGGAACGGTATTTTGCCAAACGCTATAAAGGATTGAAATACGATCCAAAAGGTGCCAAATACGGTTCTGACCCCGGCGTTGCAGCTGCAAGATGAACTGAACCCGAACAGGACTTATATGAGAGCCGACACCTTTCATACGCTTCCGGACCGATCCATTGTCACAACCCTGAGAGTGTTTCTGCCCTTCGCCCTCGGCTATTTCCTCTCCTATCTCTATCGGGTCGTCAACGCCGTCATCGCACCGGATCTGGTCGGCGACCTGGGCATCGGCCCCTCTGCTCTGGGACTGCTGACCGCCACCTATTTCATCGCCTTCGCATCCTCTCAGCTGCCGTTGGGAGTCTTGCTGGACCGTTTCGGACCCCGCAGAACCGAGGCCGTTCTGCTGCTCTTTGCCGGACTCGGGGCCTTCGTTTTTGCACGCTCCGGCAGCCTTACCGGGCTGATCATCGGCCGGGCGTTTATCGGTTTCGGCGTGTCGGCCTGTCTGATGGCCGCCTTCAAAGCCTATGTGCTGTGGTTTCCGGAAGAGCAGTGGCCGATGATCAACGGCTTCCAGATGGCCGCCGGCGGTCTGGGCGCCCTGGCGGCTACCACCCCGGTGGAGGCTTCGCTGCAGATCACCAACTGGAGGGGATTGTTTACTTTCCTGGGACTGTTGACCCTGCTGATAGCGGTAGCCATCTACTTGGTGGTTCCGGAGAAACCATCCCAAAACAGGAAGGAACGATTCAGTGAACAACTCCGTGGAATCCGTGAGGTATTCGCCAGCCCGGAATTCTGGCGGACGGCCCCTCTGACCACCATGTCCCAGGCGGCTTTTCTGTCTATTCAGGGCCTATGGGCCGGCCCCTGGCTCAAGGATGTGGCCGGCATGGATCGCATGGCCGTGGCCGGATCCCTTCAGTGGGTGGCGGTAGCCATGGTGGCGGGCTTCATTGGGTTGGGGGGATTGGCCAAGCAGATGGACCGACACGGCATCAGCGTGCTGTCAACCGCCATCGCCGGGATGGTCCTGTTCATGACCGTTCAAGCGGCGGTTATTCTCGGCTTTGTAGCCAGCCCCCTGCTGCTCTGGATCTGCTTCGGCTTTTTCGGCACCTCGGGTATCATCGCCTATGCATCGCTTTCGCAACACTTTCCCAGTCACCTTTCCGGCCGGGTGACAACGGGCGTCAACCTGCTGGTGTTTATCGCCGCATTTGCGGGCCAGTGGCTCATCGGCACCATTATCGGTCTCTGGCCCGTCACCGCAGACGGCGCTTATGCCCTGCCGGGATATCAGGCGGGATTCGCGGTCATGCTGGGGGCACAGGTTCTTTGCCTGATATGGTTCGCCATTGCCTCGATCAGGGGACGGAAATCAGCGACCTTCGGCTGAGCCGGTGGCTTATGAAAGGGCTTAGGGCACCACCCACAAGGCCCCGTTGGATATCCTGTTGATCATGTAGCGGGAAGCGCTACCCATGAAAAAGGACTTGTTGACGCCGCGTCTGCCGACCACCACCGTGCTGAAATTGCCCTTTTGTGCAACATCCATAATAGCCTTGCCGATTCTAAGGGTTCCCCTGACGCTTTCGATGGTGAGCCTCTCCCTGGAAATTCCGGCATCTTCAAACTTTTTCACGGCGTGAGGCCAAAACCGATCGATGCCGGCCTTGTCACCACGGGCAACCATCTTCTCCAGCTCGGGATCGGGCCGCTCTGCAAGGTCCGTCTCGCAGTAGCTGCCGCCGTTGCTGGTCACGTGCAGCAGGGTCAGGCGGACGTCGGGATTGCTGCGCAGGATGAAGCTGACGTGATCCACCGCCCGCAAAGAGGCCTCAGAGCCATCGACGGCGATTAGCATATCTCGCGTGGGCGACACATCACCATCCACCAGCCAGACCGGGATGACCTGGGACTGCTCCAGGATGTCGGTGGTGACACTGCCGGCATACATTTTCTGAAGACCTGAAATTCCCCTGCGTCCCACCACCACTGCGTCATACTGCCCATCCTGGGCGAATTCGATGATGTCCTTTGCATACCCAAGCTTTCTGATACGGGTGACGCATTCAA
Encoded proteins:
- a CDS encoding MFS transporter, encoding MRADTFHTLPDRSIVTTLRVFLPFALGYFLSYLYRVVNAVIAPDLVGDLGIGPSALGLLTATYFIAFASSQLPLGVLLDRFGPRRTEAVLLLFAGLGAFVFARSGSLTGLIIGRAFIGFGVSACLMAAFKAYVLWFPEEQWPMINGFQMAAGGLGALAATTPVEASLQITNWRGLFTFLGLLTLLIAVAIYLVVPEKPSQNRKERFSEQLRGIREVFASPEFWRTAPLTTMSQAAFLSIQGLWAGPWLKDVAGMDRMAVAGSLQWVAVAMVAGFIGLGGLAKQMDRHGISVLSTAIAGMVLFMTVQAAVILGFVASPLLLWICFGFFGTSGIIAYASLSQHFPSHLSGRVTTGVNLLVFIAAFAGQWLIGTIIGLWPVTADGAYALPGYQAGFAVMLGAQVLCLIWFAIASIRGRKSATFG
- a CDS encoding universal stress protein; this encodes MQKKILLAVDKSQPSGKALNYAAQLSSTIDDLHYVLLHIQPMISLFLRDEARKSAAARKQLKKVAGDNETAAGELLDGCRAVLEGSGIPGDRIECVTRIRKLGYAKDIIEFAQDGQYDAVVVGRRGISGLQKMYAGSVTTDILEQSQVIPVWLVDGDVSPTRDMLIAVDGSEASLRAVDHVSFILRSNPDVRLTLLHVTSNGGSYCETDLAERPDPELEKMVARGDKAGIDRFWPHAVKKFEDAGISRERLTIESVRGTLRIGKAIMDVAQKGNFSTVVVGRRGVNKSFFMGSASRYMINRISNGALWVVP